A single region of the Amphiprion ocellaris isolate individual 3 ecotype Okinawa chromosome 4, ASM2253959v1, whole genome shotgun sequence genome encodes:
- the foxk1 gene encoding forkhead box protein K1 produces MADYRDDTGARALLALQSAPCSPVRVAVTSHAYHQPSLALLGPPMMEARTDAGILPVRLASSPSKALARLEGRDFEFVMRQRTVTIGRNSSHGSVDINMGHSSFISRRHLQITYDEASGFSLRCLGKNGVFVDGVFQRRGAPPLPLPRECVFRFPSTVIKIQFMSLLEVVEHREKEQPSLPPRQLLPHISPLKISIPTVQQHEEHIRAFGSPLPSPTGTISVPNSCPASPRGAGSSGYRYGRNVTSDLQLAAEYAAKAVSEQRRSVAEQRSGGSEHRGESAGGDSPKDESKPPYSYAQLIVQAISSAPDKQLTLSGIYAHITKHYPYYRTADKGWQNSIRHNLSLNRYFLKVARSQDEPGKGSFWRVDSASETKLVEQAFRKRRQRGVACFRTPFGPLSSRSAPASPTHQGLLSPPSSGLQTPECLSREGSPIPHDHHEQLASKLASVPEYRYSQSAPGSPVSAQPVVMAAPSHPTVLPSGPGKALALVPGGSSQVQPIHVLQTPPQSSVTMVRVVTSTTPNGYSTPTGGGVEGNSDLREAQLNRDRVIQTVDSVVQGGEGRNLTPGLHQLPVRPVTQNGKHTTAAVAMATSITNASGLSSPLQMLAAQASSSPPVLVSRQPSAEALAGPAGEPQAKRPKMEDEGGTESAQHPVAPAQQPVIVAMTSQTHDLRQ; encoded by the exons ATGGCAGACTACCGGGACGACACCGGAGCTCGAGCCCTGCTTGCGTTACAGTCGGCGCCCTGCAGCCCCGTGCGCGTCGCGGTGACCTCGCACGCGTATCACCAGCCGTCGCTCGCCCTCCTGGGCCCTCCGATGATGGAAGCCCGCACCGACGCCGGGATCCTTCCTGTGCGGCTTGCCTCTTCTCCATCGAAGGCCCTGGCCAGGCTGGAGGGCCGGGACTTTGAGTTTGTCATGCGCCAGAGGACGGTCACCATAGGCCGGAACTCGTCTCACGGCTCCGTGGACATCAACATGGGCCACTCGAGCTTCATTTCGCGGCGACACCTGCAGATCACCTACGACGAGGCGAGCGGTTTCTCCCTCCGATGCCTAGGCAAGAACGGCGTGTTCGTGGATGGGGTGTTCCAGCGCAGGGGGGCGCCGCCGCTGCCATTACCCAGAGA GTGTGTGTTTCGTTTTCCCAGCACAGTAATTAAGATCCAGTTCATGTCACTCCTGGAGGTAGTGGAGCACAGAGAGAAGGAGCAGCCCTCTCTTCCCCCTCGCCAGCTCCTGCCACACATTTCCCCTCTTAAAATCAGCATTCCTACAGTGCAGCAGCATGAAGAGCACATCAGGGCGTTTGGCTCGCCGCTGCCGTCGCCCACAGGCACCATCAG TGTTCCCAACTCCTGTCCAGCCAGTCCACGAGGGGCGGGCTCATCAGGGTACCGCTATGGACGCAACGTGACCTCCGACCTCCAGCTAGCAGCTGAATACGCTGCGAAGGCTGTTTCTGAACAGAGGCGAAGTGTTGCTGAGCAGAGAAGCGGGGGAAGTGAGCATCGGGGGGAGTCAGCTGGTGGAGACAGCCCCAAG GATGAGTCCAAACCGCCGTATTCCTATGCACAGCTGATCGTCCAGGCCATCTCTTCGGCTCCAGACAAGCAGCTGACTCTCAGCGGCATCTACGCCCACATCACCAAACACTACCCCTACTATCGCACTGCAGACAAGGGCTGGCAG AACTCCATCAGACACAATCTGTCTCTGAACCGCTACTTCCTGAAAGTGGCCCGCTCTCAGGATGAGCCTGGGAAGGGGAGTTTTTGGCGCGTGGATTCCGCCTCAGAGACCAAGCTGGTGGAGCAGGCCTTCAGGAAACGACGGCAAAGAGGGGTCGCTTGCTTTAGGACGCCATTTGGACCTCTGTCTTCAAG GAGCGCCCCTGCATCCCCGACCCACCAGGGACTTCTTTCTCCTCCATCCAGCGGGCTGCAGACCCCTGAATGTCTGAGCAGAGAAGGCTCTCCGATCCCCCACGACCACCACGAGCAGCTGGCTAGCAAACTGGCATCTGTACCTGAGTACAGGTATTCTCAGAGCGCCCCAG GCTCCCCAGTTAGCGCTCAGCCGGTTGTCATGGCTGCTCCCTCTCACCCGACAGTCCTACCCTCCGGCCCGGGGAAAGCCCTTGCTTTAGTTCCAGGTGGCAGCAGCCAAGTCCAGCCCATCCATGTGCTCCAAACCCCCCCTCAGTCCTCTGTCACCATGGTGAGGGTGGTCACTAGCACCACTCCAAATGGATACAGCACCCCCACTGGTGGAGGAGTAGAGGGCAACAGTGATTTGAGAG AAGCCCAGCTGAACAGAGACCGAGTGATCCAGACTGTGGACAGTGTGGTGCAGGGTGGGGAAGGACGTAACCTGACGCCAGGTTTACATCAACTTCCTGTCCGCCCCGTCACCCAGAATGGCAAACACACCactgctgctgttgccatggcgaccAGCATTACAAATGCATCtg GCCTGAGTAGTCCTCTCCAGATGTTGGCTGCCCAGGCGTCCAGCTCCCCTCCAGTGCTGGTGAGCAGACAGCCCAGTGCAGAAGCTTTAGCTGGGCCGGCCGGTGAGCCTCAGGCCAAGCGGCCCAAGATGGAGGACGAGGGTGGGACCGAGTCTGCTCAGCATCCAGTCGCGCCCGCCCAGCAGCCTGTCATTGTTGCCATGACATCACAAACCCACGACCTTCGGCAGTAG